In the Manis javanica isolate MJ-LG chromosome 14, MJ_LKY, whole genome shotgun sequence genome, one interval contains:
- the LOC108392586 gene encoding uncharacterized protein isoform X4 has protein sequence MFRVYRSSFTRDVHELDKMLRLDYPFEIQVSAGCVILAGNSSESAFHVAFQGREILSFQGMWVPAPDAPQWVGAASKVLSQDRGTSATIQWLLNDTCPRLVRGLLAAGKADLETQDTPFPAGRSEARGLAVRGFQSRARPFAAGVPRLRIPPKTGVGDVDAGRAGAAGHPARGRSAQCRRDLAPPSNAGCGSRKGGGPVLPSEAQQPRRPGCHPLLGRGEPCLRGLDRRGSAVSPCDPWKRHLVQEALLLSGHPVTVLTTRVCLGHRTSRVQDIHGAQGLRVSGEHPEEAGDHRKPAVVTSF, from the exons ATGTTTCGGGTTTATCGAAGCAGCTTCACCAGGGACGTGCACGAATTGGACAAAATGTTGCGATTAGACT ATCCCTTTGAAATCCAGGTGTCTGCTGGGTGTGTGATCCTCGCAGGGAACAGCTCCGAAAGCGCCTTCCACGTGGCATTTCAAGGAAGAGAAATCCTGAGTTTCCAAGGAATGTGGGTGCCGGCGCCAGATGCCCCGCAGTGGGTGGGTGCAGCCAGCAAGGTGCTCAGCCAGGACCGCGGAACCAGCGCGACAATTCAGTGGCTCCTCAATGACACCTGCCCGCGGTTAGTCAGAGGCCTCCTCGCAGCAGGAAAGGCAGACCTGGAGACGCAAG ATACCCCTTTCCCTGCTGGACGCAGTGAAGCCCGAGGCCTGGCTGTCCGGGGCTTCCAGTCCCGGGCCCGGCCGTTTGCTGCTGGCGTGCCACGTCTCCGGATTCCGCCCAAAACCGGTGTGGGCGATGTGGATGCGGGGCGAGCAGGAGCAGCTGGGCACCCAGCGAGGGGACGTTCTGCCCAATGCCGACGGGACCTGGCACCTCCGAGTAACGCTGGATGTGGCAGCCGGAAGGGCGGCGGGCCTGTCTTGCCGAGTGAGGCACAGCAGCCTCGGAGGCCAGGATGTCATCCTCTACTGGG GAGAGGGGAGCCGTGCCTCCGTGGGCTTGATCGCCGCGGCAGTGCTGTTTCTCCTTGTGATCCCTGGAAgcgccatctggttcaggaggcGCTG CTCCTATCAGGACATCCTGTGACTGTCCTCACCACACGTGTCTGTCTGGGGCATAGGACCTCACGTGTCCAGGATATACACGGTGCTCAGGGATTGAGGGTGAGCGGGGAGCACCCTGAAGAAGCAGGGGACCATCGTAAGCCAGCTGTTGTCACTTCCTTTTAA
- the LOC108392586 gene encoding uncharacterized protein isoform X3 codes for MCVKCETRPGESGKVRMCQRSEARPEGWGNAHVRQVRDRPGRKWGSAFVPEVPGPPGGGGEARQGSQCRQARPVIDPFEIQVSAGCVILAGNSSESAFHVAFQGREILSFQGMWVPAPDAPQWVGAASKVLSQDRGTSATIQWLLNDTCPRLVRGLLAAGKADLETQDTPFPAGRSEARGLAVRGFQSRARPFAAGVPRLRIPPKTGVGDVDAGRAGAAGHPARGRSAQCRRDLAPPSNAGCGSRKGGGPVLPSEAQQPRRPGCHPLLGRGEPCLRGLDRRGSAVSPCDPWKRHLVQEALLLSGHPVTVLTTRVCLGHRTSRVQDIHGAQGLRVSGEHPEEAGDHRKPAVVTSF; via the exons ATGTGCGTCAAGTGCGAAACCCGCCCCGGAGAAAGTGGGAAAGTGCGCATGTGCCAGAGGTCCGAGGCCCGCCCCGAGGGGTGGGGAAATGCGCATGTACGACAAGTGCGAGACCGTCCCGGGAGAAAGTGGGGAAGTGCGTTTGTGCCCGAAGTCCCAGGCCCGCCCGGAGGAGGTGGGGAAGCACGCCAGGGTTCCCAGTGCAGGCAGGCCCGGCCCGTAATAG ATCCCTTTGAAATCCAGGTGTCTGCTGGGTGTGTGATCCTCGCAGGGAACAGCTCCGAAAGCGCCTTCCACGTGGCATTTCAAGGAAGAGAAATCCTGAGTTTCCAAGGAATGTGGGTGCCGGCGCCAGATGCCCCGCAGTGGGTGGGTGCAGCCAGCAAGGTGCTCAGCCAGGACCGCGGAACCAGCGCGACAATTCAGTGGCTCCTCAATGACACCTGCCCGCGGTTAGTCAGAGGCCTCCTCGCAGCAGGAAAGGCAGACCTGGAGACGCAAG ATACCCCTTTCCCTGCTGGACGCAGTGAAGCCCGAGGCCTGGCTGTCCGGGGCTTCCAGTCCCGGGCCCGGCCGTTTGCTGCTGGCGTGCCACGTCTCCGGATTCCGCCCAAAACCGGTGTGGGCGATGTGGATGCGGGGCGAGCAGGAGCAGCTGGGCACCCAGCGAGGGGACGTTCTGCCCAATGCCGACGGGACCTGGCACCTCCGAGTAACGCTGGATGTGGCAGCCGGAAGGGCGGCGGGCCTGTCTTGCCGAGTGAGGCACAGCAGCCTCGGAGGCCAGGATGTCATCCTCTACTGGG GAGAGGGGAGCCGTGCCTCCGTGGGCTTGATCGCCGCGGCAGTGCTGTTTCTCCTTGTGATCCCTGGAAgcgccatctggttcaggaggcGCTG CTCCTATCAGGACATCCTGTGACTGTCCTCACCACACGTGTCTGTCTGGGGCATAGGACCTCACGTGTCCAGGATATACACGGTGCTCAGGGATTGAGGGTGAGCGGGGAGCACCCTGAAGAAGCAGGGGACCATCGTAAGCCAGCTGTTGTCACTTCCTTTTAA
- the LOC108392586 gene encoding uncharacterized protein isoform X1, which translates to MGAGGGGRVSEPRAPGARARRAARSLRPPAPPRRFCFLSFLLLRALSALPAACGAAEERPFRCLQASSFPNRSSSRTDGAAWLGELQTHAWRHDSDAIRFLRPWSRGEFGDQEWEQLQDMFRVYRSSFTRDVHELDKMLRLDYPFEIQVSAGCVILAGNSSESAFHVAFQGREILSFQGMWVPAPDAPQWVGAASKVLSQDRGTSATIQWLLNDTCPRLVRGLLAAGKADLETQDTPFPAGRSEARGLAVRGFQSRARPFAAGVPRLRIPPKTGVGDVDAGRAGAAGHPARGRSAQCRRDLAPPSNAGCGSRKGGGPVLPSEAQQPRRPGCHPLLGRGEPCLRGLDRRGSAVSPCDPWKRHLVQEALLLSGHPVTVLTTRVCLGHRTSRVQDIHGAQGLRVSGEHPEEAGDHRKPAVVTSF; encoded by the exons ATGGGCGCGGGCGGAGGCGGGCGCGTCTCGGAGCCGCGGGCCCCCGGAGCGCGGGCGCGGCGCGCCGCCCGCAGCCTCCGccctcccgccccgccccgccggttCTGTTTCCTTTCGTTCCTGCTGCTCCGCGCGCTGTCGGCGCTGCCCGCGGCTTGCGGCGCCGCCGAGGAGCGGCCCTTCCGCTGCCTGCAGGCCTCGTCCTTCCCCAACCGCAGCAGTTCGCGCACCGACGGCGCCGCCTGGCTGGGGGAGCTGCAGACCCACGCGTGGCGCCACGACTCGGACGCCATCCGCTTCCTGCGGCCCTGGTCCCGGGGCGAGTTCGGTGACCAGGAGTGGGAGCAGCTGCAGGATATGTTTCGGGTTTATCGAAGCAGCTTCACCAGGGACGTGCACGAATTGGACAAAATGTTGCGATTAGACT ATCCCTTTGAAATCCAGGTGTCTGCTGGGTGTGTGATCCTCGCAGGGAACAGCTCCGAAAGCGCCTTCCACGTGGCATTTCAAGGAAGAGAAATCCTGAGTTTCCAAGGAATGTGGGTGCCGGCGCCAGATGCCCCGCAGTGGGTGGGTGCAGCCAGCAAGGTGCTCAGCCAGGACCGCGGAACCAGCGCGACAATTCAGTGGCTCCTCAATGACACCTGCCCGCGGTTAGTCAGAGGCCTCCTCGCAGCAGGAAAGGCAGACCTGGAGACGCAAG ATACCCCTTTCCCTGCTGGACGCAGTGAAGCCCGAGGCCTGGCTGTCCGGGGCTTCCAGTCCCGGGCCCGGCCGTTTGCTGCTGGCGTGCCACGTCTCCGGATTCCGCCCAAAACCGGTGTGGGCGATGTGGATGCGGGGCGAGCAGGAGCAGCTGGGCACCCAGCGAGGGGACGTTCTGCCCAATGCCGACGGGACCTGGCACCTCCGAGTAACGCTGGATGTGGCAGCCGGAAGGGCGGCGGGCCTGTCTTGCCGAGTGAGGCACAGCAGCCTCGGAGGCCAGGATGTCATCCTCTACTGGG GAGAGGGGAGCCGTGCCTCCGTGGGCTTGATCGCCGCGGCAGTGCTGTTTCTCCTTGTGATCCCTGGAAgcgccatctggttcaggaggcGCTG CTCCTATCAGGACATCCTGTGACTGTCCTCACCACACGTGTCTGTCTGGGGCATAGGACCTCACGTGTCCAGGATATACACGGTGCTCAGGGATTGAGGGTGAGCGGGGAGCACCCTGAAGAAGCAGGGGACCATCGTAAGCCAGCTGTTGTCACTTCCTTTTAA
- the LOC108392586 gene encoding antigen-presenting glycoprotein CD1d isoform X2: protein MGAGGGGRVSEPRAPGARARRAARSLRPPAPPRRFCFLSFLLLRALSALPAACGAAEERPFRCLQASSFPNRSSSRTDGAAWLGELQTHAWRHDSDAIRFLRPWSRGEFGDQEWEQLQDMFRVYRSSFTRDVHELDKMLRLDYPFEIQVSAGCVILAGNSSESAFHVAFQGREILSFQGMWVPAPDAPQWVGAASKVLSQDRGTSATIQWLLNDTCPRLVRGLLAAGKADLETQVKPEAWLSGASSPGPGRLLLACHVSGFRPKPVWAMWMRGEQEQLGTQRGDVLPNADGTWHLRVTLDVAAGRAAGLSCRVRHSSLGGQDVILYWGEGSRASVGLIAAAVLFLLVIPGSAIWFRRRCSYQDIL, encoded by the exons ATGGGCGCGGGCGGAGGCGGGCGCGTCTCGGAGCCGCGGGCCCCCGGAGCGCGGGCGCGGCGCGCCGCCCGCAGCCTCCGccctcccgccccgccccgccggttCTGTTTCCTTTCGTTCCTGCTGCTCCGCGCGCTGTCGGCGCTGCCCGCGGCTTGCGGCGCCGCCGAGGAGCGGCCCTTCCGCTGCCTGCAGGCCTCGTCCTTCCCCAACCGCAGCAGTTCGCGCACCGACGGCGCCGCCTGGCTGGGGGAGCTGCAGACCCACGCGTGGCGCCACGACTCGGACGCCATCCGCTTCCTGCGGCCCTGGTCCCGGGGCGAGTTCGGTGACCAGGAGTGGGAGCAGCTGCAGGATATGTTTCGGGTTTATCGAAGCAGCTTCACCAGGGACGTGCACGAATTGGACAAAATGTTGCGATTAGACT ATCCCTTTGAAATCCAGGTGTCTGCTGGGTGTGTGATCCTCGCAGGGAACAGCTCCGAAAGCGCCTTCCACGTGGCATTTCAAGGAAGAGAAATCCTGAGTTTCCAAGGAATGTGGGTGCCGGCGCCAGATGCCCCGCAGTGGGTGGGTGCAGCCAGCAAGGTGCTCAGCCAGGACCGCGGAACCAGCGCGACAATTCAGTGGCTCCTCAATGACACCTGCCCGCGGTTAGTCAGAGGCCTCCTCGCAGCAGGAAAGGCAGACCTGGAGACGCAAG TGAAGCCCGAGGCCTGGCTGTCCGGGGCTTCCAGTCCCGGGCCCGGCCGTTTGCTGCTGGCGTGCCACGTCTCCGGATTCCGCCCAAAACCGGTGTGGGCGATGTGGATGCGGGGCGAGCAGGAGCAGCTGGGCACCCAGCGAGGGGACGTTCTGCCCAATGCCGACGGGACCTGGCACCTCCGAGTAACGCTGGATGTGGCAGCCGGAAGGGCGGCGGGCCTGTCTTGCCGAGTGAGGCACAGCAGCCTCGGAGGCCAGGATGTCATCCTCTACTGGG GAGAGGGGAGCCGTGCCTCCGTGGGCTTGATCGCCGCGGCAGTGCTGTTTCTCCTTGTGATCCCTGGAAgcgccatctggttcaggaggcGCTG CTCCTATCAGGACATCCTGTGA